A window of Opitutus sp. ER46 contains these coding sequences:
- a CDS encoding rhamnogalacturonan acetylesterase, with translation MVRLPPVGLLPLLASLALSASAAATTERQVCQRFDFGTGRVASDWVAVRVDTTYTTDRGFGLEPGATVVGIDRATGHPERSDFLTSDRPFHFTARVAGDGNYRVSVTLGDAEAATHATIKAELRRLVIEAVHTNPGELKTVSFIVNVRTPQIAAGPGVPAGAVKLKAPRETVQEAWAWDDAITLEFSNRRPAVCAVVIEPVNVPTVFLLGDSTVCDQSKEPYASWGQMLPAFFKSTVAIANHGESGETYRDSLRRRRLDKVVSSLRPGDWVLLQFGHNDQKQIAAGTGGPATTYKAEIRQHVEAIRAHGGTPVLLSPMERRGFEADGRVMPSLIAYADAAREAARELGVAFIDLNAASRRFYEALGPERSAAAFAAPNGVIDNTHHNNYGAYELAKCIVQAIRDQHLPLAAHLNEGWTPFDPAHPDDPTTFAVPASGAFTNERPLGD, from the coding sequence GTGGTACGTCTGCCCCCTGTCGGCCTCCTTCCTCTCCTCGCCAGCCTCGCGCTCTCCGCGTCCGCGGCCGCCACCACCGAGCGGCAGGTCTGCCAACGCTTCGATTTCGGCACCGGCCGAGTCGCGAGCGACTGGGTGGCGGTCCGGGTCGACACCACCTACACCACGGACCGCGGCTTTGGGCTGGAGCCGGGCGCGACCGTGGTCGGAATTGACCGGGCCACCGGGCACCCGGAACGCAGCGACTTCCTGACCAGCGACCGGCCTTTCCATTTCACCGCCCGGGTGGCGGGGGATGGCAACTACCGGGTCAGCGTTACGCTGGGCGATGCGGAAGCCGCCACGCACGCGACCATCAAGGCCGAGCTGCGCCGCCTGGTCATCGAGGCGGTCCACACCAATCCCGGCGAACTCAAAACGGTATCGTTCATCGTCAATGTTCGCACGCCGCAGATCGCCGCCGGCCCCGGCGTCCCCGCGGGCGCGGTCAAACTCAAAGCCCCACGGGAGACCGTGCAGGAGGCGTGGGCGTGGGACGACGCCATCACCCTCGAGTTCAGCAACCGCCGCCCCGCGGTGTGCGCGGTGGTCATCGAACCCGTGAACGTCCCCACGGTGTTCCTCCTGGGTGACTCAACCGTGTGCGATCAGTCCAAGGAGCCGTACGCCAGTTGGGGCCAGATGCTGCCCGCGTTCTTCAAATCGACCGTCGCGATCGCCAACCACGGCGAGTCGGGCGAAACGTATCGCGACTCCCTGCGCCGGCGTCGGCTGGACAAGGTGGTGAGTTCGCTCCGTCCCGGGGACTGGGTGCTCCTGCAGTTCGGCCACAACGACCAGAAGCAGATCGCCGCGGGCACGGGCGGCCCGGCCACGACGTACAAGGCCGAGATCCGGCAGCATGTGGAGGCGATCCGCGCCCACGGCGGCACCCCGGTGCTGCTCTCCCCCATGGAGCGCCGGGGCTTCGAGGCCGACGGCCGCGTGATGCCTTCGCTGATCGCGTACGCCGACGCGGCACGCGAGGCCGCCCGCGAACTTGGCGTCGCGTTCATCGATCTCAATGCCGCCAGCCGCAGGTTCTACGAGGCGCTGGGCCCCGAGCGCTCCGCCGCCGCCTTCGCCGCGCCGAACGGCGTGATCGATAACACGCATCACAACAACTACGGCGCCTACGAACTCGCCAAGTGCATCGTGCAGGCCATCCGCGACCAACACCTGCCGCTTGCCGCCCACCTCAACGAAGGCTGGACGCCCTTCGACCCCGCCCATCCCGACGATCCGACCACGTTTGCCGTTCCCGCCAGCGGCGCCTTCACGAACGAACGTCCCCTGGGCGACTGA